A window from Rhinolophus sinicus isolate RSC01 linkage group LG01, ASM3656204v1, whole genome shotgun sequence encodes these proteins:
- the DAPL1 gene encoding death-associated protein-like 1 isoform X1, protein MAREVHVLPSPLKGGHPPAVKAGGMRISKKQEIGILERHTKKTGLEKTSVIANVAKIQTMDALNDTLEKLSHKFPAVVHMAHQKPRPALEKVTPLKRIYIIQQPRKC, encoded by the exons ATGGCAAGGGAAGTGCACGTCCTGCCCTCCCCACTGAAAGGGGGGCATCCTCCCGCAG TAAAAGCTGGAGGAATGCGAATTTCCAAAAAACAAGAAATTGGCATCTTGGAGAGACATACCAAAAAAACAGGATTAGAGAAAACAAG TGTCATTGCAAATGTTGCCAAAATACAGACGATGGATGCTCTGAATGACACGCTGGAGAAG CTCAGCCATAAATTTCCAGCAGTAGTGCACATGGCACATCAAAAACCCAGACCTGCTCTGGAGAAGGTCACTCCACTGAAAAGGATCTACATTATTCAACAGCCTCGAAAATGTTAA